DNA from Fibrobacter sp. UWB15:
CATGACGACGGATTCTGTCGCACCCTTGATGCCAACAAAGCTTTTTGCGATTAAGGATTCCCTGTTCCCCGAAACGGCAAGGTTGGATAGCAATAACCGTTTGGCCATTTTCTGGAGCAGGAGCGTTGATCCGTACAAGAGGGATCACGGGATCGGAGTGGATACCGTATTGACCGTTCCGGATACTTGCCTTTTCCAGGTATGCTACGATACGGTGCAGACCTATAGGATTGAACGTTTAAACCTCTACAGCGGAACGTGGGATTCCATTCCCTATACGGGCGGCTCGAACCGCTATAGCAAGCTGTATAAGATTTCTGATGATACAATGAAGGTCGCTTCGACGGGAACTTTCGTGACGGACACCATTCGTTGGGTTTCTCCGGGGGATACACTGATTATTCGAATCCGCTCCATTGATATGTCGGGTTACTATTCGATTGCTTTGGTAGATACGATTGTTGTGTCGCCAGGGGAGCTTGCGAACGAAATTGAATGCCCTGAAGGTTTTGTTCCGGTGAAGGCTGCCGACACGACGGAGTTGTTCTGCATGGAACGCCTGGAGCACCAGAACGATTCCGGCTCATTTATGACCAACGTGCTGCATTCCGAGGCTTTGGCTACTTGCGAGGCGATGTCCGCAGACGGTTTTAGAGTAAGCCTTTGCAATGAACGCGACTGGGAACTGGTATGTCTTTCGGGCGGAAAGCTTGCTTATGGCGTTGTCCAGGAAGACACGCTGGATGTGCTGCAGTTCTTGATTACGGATTGCAACGTATCGACCAATGATTCTGTTACTGCGATGGATGTGTCGAAGAGAACATCGCGCTGCATGAATTCCATGGGTGTGCGCGATTTGCCGGGCCAATTGCAGGAATGGGTGAATGGCCGTTCCGAAGATACGTTGGCTGTGCTCAAGGGTGGCTCGTACAAGATTCTGGGAGGTATTGACCGCGAAATGCAGGCTCAGTGCGTTAGACGTAGTTTCCCTGTTTTTACACGCCTTGCGTACACGACAGATTCTGTTTACCTTTACCGTGAAGGAACCAAGGTGGATACGGTTTTTGAAGCGGATACCTCAAGGACTTTGTATAAGGTGCTTACGCAGAAGGATTTCACGGATAGCCTGCAGTTCTTTGATGTGCAGGATTCCAATGGGAATTCCGTGGGCACGGACTACGCCCCCTATTCCGAATACAAGAAGGGTGGCGACGAATGGCTTGAAAAGATTGGCAATGGCATGAAGTATGTGCCTGACCACGTTGAAGTCGTATTCCTGACGGGTGAGCATGTTTCTTACCGCGGGGTGGCGGATTTCTATAAGTCTCCAAGCATCGGATTCCGCTGCTGCGCATACAAGGAATAATTCGGATTTCGGATTTCGGAATTCGGAGTTGATTACAAATGGAAAATCAAGATTATTTAAAAGTTGCTGAGGCGCTTGCGAAGGAAGCGGGCGCTCTATGTCTTGAAATTCAACAGAACCTGGGTGATGTCAAGTACAAGTCCAAGAAGGACGTGGTGACACGTGCTGACATTGCAAGCGAAAAGCTGATTGTAGAAGGGCTTCGCAACGCGTTTCCGGAACATTCCGTTCGTACCGAAGAGGCGGGCGTTATTGAAGGCACAGACCCGCGATACCGCTGGATTATCGACCCGGTTGATGGTACGGTGAACTTTAGCCGCGGAATCCCGTTCTGGGGAATTTCGATTGCTCTTCACTTTGAAGGCAAACCGCTTGTCGCGGTGGTGAATCTGCCGCGTCTCGGTGAACTTTATACCGCGGTAAAGGGCGGGGGTGCTTTTATGAACGGCAAGCCGATTCATGTGAGCGAAGAATCGGACCCGGTGCATGCGATTGTGAGTAATGGCGATTTTAACGTGGGCGATGTAGCCAAAATCAATGCCCAGAATTCCAAGAATTTTGCCCGTGAAGCTGAAACTTTTGAACGCGTGAAATGCTTTGGCTCGGCCGTTATCGAAGGCTGTTTTACCGCCTGCGGGCGCTTGGACTGTTTTGTGATGACCATGAGCTACCCGTGGGATATTGCAGCCATAGCCTTGATTGTCGAAGAAGCTGGCGGCAAGTCGACCCATATTGACGGAACTCCCATGCAGTTCGTAGATGCCGAACAGGTTATTTTTAGTAACGGAATTTTACATAAAACGTTGATAGATACTATCTTGTAAACTTTCTTTTCGTGTGAAAAATCTCCAAAATAAGCTATATTGGCATTGGGTTTGCGGTGTGGTTATTTTTGGAGAAAGTCATGAATTGTAGAAAATACCTTTTGTCGGGCCTTGCCGTTTTTGGTTTGGCTGCGACGAGTGCTGTTGCAGCACTTAGCACCGACGACTATGTGGAAGCTGCGTGGATGACGACCCGATTCTTCGGTGCGCAGCGTTCTGGCCAGGGCCCCAACTGGATTTTGGATGGCACGAGCAATCCGACTAGCTTTACCAAGGATAGTTATAATGGTAAAGACGTGAGCGGCGGTTGGTTTGACTGCGGTGACCACGTGATGTATGGCCAGTCTCAGGGTTATGCCTCTTATGTGCTCGCCTTGGCCTATGCCGAATTTACTGAAGGATTCTATGACCTTTATACCGGTGACTACACCGACTACAAGGCCGCCAATAACTACTCCATGAAGAGCGGTAAGGCCAACAAGGTGCGTGACTTGCTCGAAGAACTCCGCTACGAAGCAGATTTCTGGACCAAGGCTGCTATCGATGGCAACAGCTTTGTGACGGTCAAGGGCGACGGTAATGCCGACCATCAGAAATGGGTGACTGCCGGTGCCATGAGTAAGCTTGGTTCGGGCGAAGGTGGCGAACCGCGCTCGATTACGGGTAACGCAAACGACGGCTTTACTCCGGGCCTTGCTGCCGCTATGCTTGCTGTCATGGCTCGTGTCGACCCCGATACGGTAAACCAGGCCAAGTACCTGAAGGCTGCAAAGACAGCTTATTCTTATGCCAAGAGCCACAAGGGTGTTACGAACTCGCAGGGCTTCTATGAATCCAGCTGGTGGGATGGCCGTTGGGAAGATGGTCCGTTCCTTGCTGAACTCGAACTTTACCGCACGACGAACGAAGAATCCTACAAGAAGTCTGCCGTTGAACGCTATGAAAATCTGAAGTTCAGTTTGGGCGAAGGCACGCACTTTATGTACAGCAACGTGGTGCCTCTGTCTGCCGTGATGGCCGAAGCCGTGTTCGAAGAAACTCCGCATGGCATGCGTAAGGAAGCCGTTGGCGTGTTGGATTTGATTTACGATGAAAAGGCTAAGGACGGCATTTTCCAGAATCCGAGCGGAATGGGTTCGGGCAAGTTCCCGGTGCGAGTTCCGTCTGGCGGCGCATTCCTGTATGCGTTGAGCGACAAGTTCAACAATACAGACGAACACATGAAGATGATCGAAAAGAATGTGGGTTACTTGCTCGGCGACAACGGTAGCAAGAAGTCTTATGTGGTTGGCTTTAACAAAAACGGTGCAAATGCTCCGTCTAGACCGCACCATCGTGGCTACTATGGCAACGAAAATGCGGGTGTCGAAGTGGGCGGCGCTCCGAATCCTCCTGAAAAGAACAAGCTCTTGGGCGGTATGATTGCTGGCGACTTTACGAGTGGCAATCACGACGGCAATACGTCTAACTGGCAGACGAACGAAGTTTGCGTTGACTTGAACGCTCCGCTCGTTGGCGCTCTCGGCTATATCTTGAGCAAGAAGGCTCCAAAGACCGACGAAGAACTTGGCATCAAGTCTGTTGTCAAGAAAGATACCGTTAGCAAGGATACAGTCAAGAAGGACACCACCAAGAAAGATACCAGCGATGCAATCATCCCGCGTCTTTCTTTGACCAAGAATTTCAATTTGGTCTCGAGCGGTTCCATGGTGAGCATCTCTCAGGTCTTGAATATGCCTTTCAGGGTGCAGGTCTTTGACCTGACCGGTAAGCTTTTGCAGGAAATCAAGGGCGAAGGTCACAACCTTCAGTTCAAGATTCAGGGTAAGGGTGTATTCCGTGTGCGAGTTATCTCGGCTCGAGCTAGCGAAATTTTCACGGTCAAGACTTACTAGCAGCCGCGAATAAAAAAAAATTGCGTAAAAACCCGCCTCTTGAGGGCGGGTTTTTCCATAATGTGAAATCCAATTTTCACTAAAATTCGTAAATTTTTGTTTATGTTTTGCTTAAGAATGGTTGGACTTACAAAAATGTAGGTTTCGTAGTTTGCGTGCCTTGAAATTTAAAGGAAAAAGGCAATTTTGAAAACTTGCAAAATACTAACTTACAAAAATGTAAGTTTTTGAAGATTTTTGCCCGTTTTTCACTATTTGTCATGCCCCTTTGCTATCTTTACAGACGTTAAAACATTAACAATCCAAACTCTCAACGGAGATATATAAAATGGCAATCAAGAATGCTTACCTTCAGAAAGTCTATGACAAGGTCGTCGCCCGTGACCCGGACCAGGCCCTCTTCCATCAGGCTGTCCGCGAATTCCTCGAATCCCTCGACCCCGTCCTCGAACAGGACAAGTCCTGGGAAACCAACGGCGTGATCGACCGCCTCGTCGAACCGGAACGCGTGATTACCTTCCGCGTGCCTTGGCTCGATGACAAGGGTAACGTTCAGGTGAACCGTGGCTACCGCGTGCAGTTCAACTCCGCCATCGGCCCCTACAAGGGCGGTATCCGTCTCCGTAACGAAGTGACGCTTTCCATGCTGAAGTTCCTCGGCTTCGAACAGATCTTCAAGAACAGCTTGACCACGCTCCCCATGGGCGGCGGCAAGGGCGGTTCCGACTTCGACCCGAAGGGCAAGAGCGACAACGAAGTGATGCGCTTCTGCCAGTCCTTCATGACTGAGCTTTGCAAGCACGTCGGTGCCGACACGGACGTTCCGGCTGGTGACCAGGGTACTGGCGCTCGCGAAATCGGTTACATGTTCGGTCAGTACAAGCGCATCCGCAACGAATTCGTGGGCGTTCTCACCGGTAAGGGCCTCTCCTATGGTGGTTCTCTCGCCCGTACCGAAGCTACCGGTTACGGTCTCTGCTACTTCACCCGCGAAATGCTCAAGGACCTCGCTAACGACTCCTTCCAGGGCAAGACCGTCGTGATTTCCGGTTCCGGTAACGTTGCTCAGTTCGCTTGCCAGAAGGCTACTCAGCTCGGTGGCAAGGTTGTTACGATGTCCGACTCCAACGGCTACATCTACGACCCGAACGGCATCAATCTCGACATCGTTTTCGACCTCAAGAACGTGAAGCGCGCCCGCATTAGCGAATACGCCAAGCTCGTTCCGGGTTCTGAATACCACGAAGGTTCTAAGGGTGTTTGGACGGTCAAGTGCGACATCGCTCTTCCGTGCGCAACCCAGAACGAACTCGACCTCGAAGGTGCCAAGGCCCTTATCGCTAACGGCGTGAAGGCCGTTGCCGAAGGTGCAAACATGCCGTCTACTCCGGAAGCTATCGAAGCCTTCCAGAAGGCAGGCGTTCTCTTTGGACCTGCCAAGGCTGCTAACGCTGGTGGCGTTGCTACCTCCGGTCTCGAAATGTCCCAGAACTCCGAACGTCTCTCCTGGACCTTCGAAGAAGTGGACAAGAAGCTCGAAGGCATCATGAAGAGCATCTACGCCGCTGCTTCCTCTGCCGCTGTCAAGTACGGCCAGAAGGGCAACCTCGTGATGGGTGCAAACATCGCCGGCTTCCTCAAGGTTGCCGATGCCATGAAGTGGCAGGGCGCTGTGTAATGACCGGACCGGCTAAGCTCTGCTTAGTCCGTACCCTGGAGCCGGTCCTCTCGCGACCGCTCCAGCTTAACGCTTGGAGCTTTGTCGCTCACGGTTAAGACCGTTCGCGGAAAATTACCACTCTAAAAAGTCCTCGGTCTCGAAAGAGCCGGGGGCTTTTTTGTTTGGAATAAAAAAGTTTACGCTTATTTGTCCTTTAGGCTTTTTTGAGTATATATTGCTTGGTAAGAGGGCGAAAATGAAGATACAGGCGTTTTTATTGGTGATGTTGTTGGGCGGAGCGGGACTTGCGAGTGCGCATGTCCTGAAAATGCCCGATTTCAAGGACAAGCGCGACGGACGCGTGTATAAGACGGTGCAGATCGGAAACCAACGCTGGTTTGCCGAGAATTTGCGCTTTAACGTGAAGGGGAGCTGGTGCTACGATAGTCGCGACTATAATTGCGAAACGTATGGCAGGTTGTACAATTGGGCGATGGCGATGCGCCTGGTGGATTTTTACAACAACCATTCCATTGCTGACATTGATTTTACCAAAAAGGACTGGAAAACGTATCATGACGCCTGCCCTGCGGGATGGCGCTTGCCGGCCAACAAGGACTGGGTGACTTTAAAGCGTTATGTAGGGCGAATCGGTAAGAGCGATGGCGTTGGTTTGAGCCTT
Protein-coding regions in this window:
- a CDS encoding inositol monophosphatase family protein; this encodes MENQDYLKVAEALAKEAGALCLEIQQNLGDVKYKSKKDVVTRADIASEKLIVEGLRNAFPEHSVRTEEAGVIEGTDPRYRWIIDPVDGTVNFSRGIPFWGISIALHFEGKPLVAVVNLPRLGELYTAVKGGGAFMNGKPIHVSEESDPVHAIVSNGDFNVGDVAKINAQNSKNFAREAETFERVKCFGSAVIEGCFTACGRLDCFVMTMSYPWDIAAIALIVEEAGGKSTHIDGTPMQFVDAEQVIFSNGILHKTLIDTIL
- a CDS encoding glycoside hydrolase family 9 protein; translation: MNCRKYLLSGLAVFGLAATSAVAALSTDDYVEAAWMTTRFFGAQRSGQGPNWILDGTSNPTSFTKDSYNGKDVSGGWFDCGDHVMYGQSQGYASYVLALAYAEFTEGFYDLYTGDYTDYKAANNYSMKSGKANKVRDLLEELRYEADFWTKAAIDGNSFVTVKGDGNADHQKWVTAGAMSKLGSGEGGEPRSITGNANDGFTPGLAAAMLAVMARVDPDTVNQAKYLKAAKTAYSYAKSHKGVTNSQGFYESSWWDGRWEDGPFLAELELYRTTNEESYKKSAVERYENLKFSLGEGTHFMYSNVVPLSAVMAEAVFEETPHGMRKEAVGVLDLIYDEKAKDGIFQNPSGMGSGKFPVRVPSGGAFLYALSDKFNNTDEHMKMIEKNVGYLLGDNGSKKSYVVGFNKNGANAPSRPHHRGYYGNENAGVEVGGAPNPPEKNKLLGGMIAGDFTSGNHDGNTSNWQTNEVCVDLNAPLVGALGYILSKKAPKTDEELGIKSVVKKDTVSKDTVKKDTTKKDTSDAIIPRLSLTKNFNLVSSGSMVSISQVLNMPFRVQVFDLTGKLLQEIKGEGHNLQFKIQGKGVFRVRVISARASEIFTVKTY
- the gdhA gene encoding NADP-specific glutamate dehydrogenase, which gives rise to MAIKNAYLQKVYDKVVARDPDQALFHQAVREFLESLDPVLEQDKSWETNGVIDRLVEPERVITFRVPWLDDKGNVQVNRGYRVQFNSAIGPYKGGIRLRNEVTLSMLKFLGFEQIFKNSLTTLPMGGGKGGSDFDPKGKSDNEVMRFCQSFMTELCKHVGADTDVPAGDQGTGAREIGYMFGQYKRIRNEFVGVLTGKGLSYGGSLARTEATGYGLCYFTREMLKDLANDSFQGKTVVISGSGNVAQFACQKATQLGGKVVTMSDSNGYIYDPNGINLDIVFDLKNVKRARISEYAKLVPGSEYHEGSKGVWTVKCDIALPCATQNELDLEGAKALIANGVKAVAEGANMPSTPEAIEAFQKAGVLFGPAKAANAGGVATSGLEMSQNSERLSWTFEEVDKKLEGIMKSIYAAASSAAVKYGQKGNLVMGANIAGFLKVADAMKWQGAV